GGGACACGCCAGCCACCGACTCCTTCGATCAAGACACAATCACAGAGACCCTGCAATTTATGAAACCCATCAAAAACCGTGCCAAGATCTATCAAACGATTTTCGATCATACTCGCTGTATAAGGCGCAGCCGGCGGACGCATCCATATCGGGTTAATATCATCAATCGTGATACCATCCTGGTGACCGCTATGAAAGAGGGAAAATGCATCTGAACGCTCCCCGCAAAGAAGTGGTTTATACCCACATGCCTTAATCCCCCTTTTTTTCAAAGCATCCAAAATAAGGCAAGTCACAAATGTTTTCCCGACATTAGTATCGGTCCCAGTAATAAAAAATGCGGATTTCATCCTGTATTAATGCCAAAATACATGGCTAAAAGCAATGTTCATACTGCATGAGCTTGAAGAATCCCCCGTTTCGGGGTTAATTAAATGGCGTGTCAGACAAAAAATCCATACTTCAAAAAATAAACCTCTTCTTTTGGGGCTTCTTCATTATTTGGGTCTGTGTTGGATTTTTGACGGCCTTGGCTGGGATGAAAATGCCACGTTGGATGTATTGGGCGGATGCCTGGACGATGGTTCTGGCTACAATCATCACTTACTTCTG
This genomic window from Verrucomicrobiota bacterium contains:
- the bioD gene encoding dethiobiotin synthase, with the translated sequence MKSAFFITGTDTNVGKTFVTCLILDALKKRGIKACGYKPLLCGERSDAFSLFHSGHQDGITIDDINPIWMRPPAAPYTASMIENRLIDLGTVFDGFHKLQGLCDCVLIEGVGGWRVPIRKDFFLSDLAEEFSSPVIVVARPNLGTINHSLLTVESIRKGKLPLAGLILNQSEQDIDLISANTNPPILEELTGLPILARIDYGQREPDLEKVLELFL